The Bombus affinis isolate iyBomAffi1 unplaced genomic scaffold, iyBomAffi1.2 ctg00000826.1, whole genome shotgun sequence genome includes a window with the following:
- the LOC126928297 gene encoding katanin p60 ATPase-containing subunit A-like 2, whose product MKFQKYPILCKKITEKEIKTREMTNANKVKQTRSESVSGSVEGRNAQQKMRGDATDDINLAITVTPISANENYGSSSQELFNVSMEQFRQSKISNCARHLYIDNPELQKIAEDILSEIILKKFNVYWDNIAGLEECKSAIKDAIVYPLKYPILFKGPFAPCKSILLYGPPGTGKTMLAKAVATECQCNFFNITASSLVDKWRGDSEKYIRVLFELAYNNSPTIIFIDEIDCIGTNKGVKYTLSKSAKTFRSELLFRLDRLVINRNSDVVLLAASNCPWDIDAALRRRLEKNIYVSLPNVVTRFDMFKLYLSNRLLENMDIVSHIIKSTEKYSCADIKLLCTQAWQLEMNPILKRLEERETSITTLKYELKNYKIIAKLLKKMSPTVTNVDRYEAWKKYVCQDKIF is encoded by the exons atgaaattccaaaaatatcctatattgtgcaagaaaataactgaaaaggaaataaagacgagggaaatgacaaatgcgaacaaagt caaacaaacgagaagtgagtctgtatctgggtctgtggaagggaggaatgcacaacagaagatgaggggtgatgctacggatgatattaatcttgcAATAACAGTGACACCAATTTCTGCCAATGAAAACTATGGATCTTCATCACAAGagctatttaacgtctcaatggaacaattcaggcaatcaaagatatcaaactgTGCTCGGCacctttatatagacaatccagAATTGCAgaagattgctgaagacattttatcc gaaatcatactgaaaaaatttaatgtatattgggacaacattgcaggcctagaggaatgtaaatctgccatTAAGGATGCCATTGTGTATCCCCTTAAATACCCTATCTTGTTTAAAGGCCCATTTGCTCCCTGTAAAAGTATTCTGCTATATggaccacctggtacag ggaagacgatgttggcgaaggcagtcgcaacagaatgccaatgcaacttttttaacataacggccagctcattggtggacaaatggagaggtgattccgagaagtatatccgt gttttatttgaacttgcctataataattcgccaacaattatttttatcgacgagattgactgcataggaacaaataaaggagtaaagtATACATTGTCTAAATCTGCAAAGacattcagatcagaacttctttttaGATTGGATAGATTAGTAATTAACAGAAATTCtgatgtagttcttttggccgcatctaattgcccttg ggatatTGATGCAGCATTACGCAGACGCCTTGAAAAGaatatatacgtatcattaccaaacgTAGTTACTCGATTtgatatgttcaaattataccttagcaaccgattattagagaatatggatattgtgagtcacataataaaatctactgaaaaatattcttgtgcggatataaaattgctttgtacgCAAGCATGGCAGCTAGAAATGAATCCAATATTGAAAAGActtgaagaaagagaaacatctattacgactttgaaatatgaattaaagaattataaaataatagcaaaattgttaaaaaaaatgtcacctacagttacgaatgtggatagatatgaagcgtggaaaaaatatgtatgccaagacaagatattttaa